Genomic segment of Prochlorothrix hollandica PCC 9006 = CALU 1027:
TACGGATTTTTGGTCAGGGTAGGGGTCAGGTTTCCTGAGCCTCCTGCTGGGGTTGAGTTCTGCTCAGGAGTGAGGTTTTGAGCCACTTCCAACCCTGTTTATTTTACCCACCCTACTTAGGAACTGAAGGCTTACCGCTTAAGTTGATACCCGAACCGAACAGAGTTAGCGTTGGCTTTGAACCCAGGCCCGGAACCGTTTGAGGATGGCGGTGCGACCTTGGGTTTGGTTCAGCATCAGGTGTTCAGCAATGGCGGCAGCGAGGGGTAAACCGGGAAAAAATTGACTAGTGGGGCTGGGTTGATAGCCGGTGGCGGTTCGATGGTAAATGATCAGGATCTCACCGTTGTAAACCCAAACTTCTGGTACCCCTAAGCGGTGATAGAGCCTCAGATCCCTAGGGCTAGTATTGTCAACTTCGATCGCCAAATCGGGCGGTGGATCGCCCCCATCCAAATCCAAACGATCCTTCCCCCGCACCGCAGCCTGATGGGTAATGTAGAAACAATCATCAGGTTCGATGCCCTGGTTTAAGGTTTGGCTTTTAAGGGTGGTGGAACCCAGGCACTCCGACTCCAGGTCCCATTCGTCTAAGAGCAGGGTCAGACAAGCACCCAGGAGAGCTTTAGCTTTTTCGTGTTTGGGCAAGGGCATCTGAAGATGGAGGGTGCCACGATCGTAGGTGAGGCGAAGAGCAGGCCGATCGCCAAAGGTTTCCAGAAGAGCCTCATAGGCGCTCCAAGAGACCTGGGACAGGGTAACAACGCTACCGGGAGCCAGACGAAGCTGATGGAGGGGAAAGGTGGGGGCTAGGGTTACCATGGGAGCAATCCAGGGCAGGGAAAGGGTCTGAATCCATCATAGGCCAGCCGACCCGGTTCCCTTGAATTCAACGGTCTGGGAACCAGGTTGAGGGCTGACACGATTTGGTATAACTACAGCAGCCCTACCGTAAAGCCCTACCCCCATAGCCCACACAACTACAGTCGTAACCCCTAGCTAGCTCAACCCATCAGCACAGCCCCTCACGCCATTCCTCATCATGGGCACACAACCCCCACTGGGCAACAGCCCCACCACCCTGAAGTCCCTGGAAGAAATCCGCGCAACCCTGCAAGAGCATCGGGAGACCCTCCACCAGACCTTTCAGGTTACCAACCTCTGGATCTTTGGTTCCTATGGACGGGGAGAACAGCAAGCCCACAGCGACCTTGATGTTCTCATCGACTATGACGCAGCGCCAACCTTCTGGACGATCGGAGAATTGCGAGAATATCTGCAAGACCTTTTAGACATCAAAGTTGATGTCGTGACCCGTGATGGACTCAAACCAAACATCCGTGCGCGGGTCTTAGCAGAAGCCATTCTCCTATGAAAAGGCGCGATTTAAAAGACTTTGTAAACCCGTTCCTAAAAGGCAACGGGGGTTTTTGCTTCCGGTTCAGGGGTAGCTGTGGGGGGTAACGCCCCAGGCCGATCGCCCGTGGGACGACCCTGGAAACCATGGAGCAGGCGGTACTGAAAGCTGTCGATGTAGGTGAACAACACCGGCACCACCACCAGGGTTAAGAGGGTGGAGGTAGTAAATCCGCCAATGACCGCGATCGCCATGGGACTGCGCACCTCGCCCCCAGCCCCAAGGCCCAGGGCAATGGGCAACATCCCCGCCATGGTGGAAAAGGTGGTCATCAAAATCGGGCGCAACCGGGACACCCCCGACTCAATGACGGCTCGGAACTGGGGCATTCCCGCTGCCTGGTTGGCCAAGGCGCAATCCACCAGCAAAATGGCATTTTTGGTCACCAGACCCATCAACATGACAATGCCAATCAGGGCAAACAGGCCCAATTCCGTTTGGGTGATCATCAAGGCCAACAGCGCCCCGCCAATGGACAGGGGCAGGGCCACCAAAATCGCCAGGGGGGTCAGGAAACTGTTGTAGAGCAATACCAAGATCACATAGATACACAGCACCCCCGAACCCAAGGCTCCCGCGAAGCGACTGAAAATATCCCGCATGATTTCCGTATCCCCATCGGGCTGCTCCGAGACACCGGCAGGGAGGTTTTGCATAATGGGCAGGGCTTGCACCTGGGCATAGGCATCCCCCAAGGCCACCCCATCCAGGTTGGCCCCAATGCTGACTTGGCGCTCGCGATCGCTGCGGTTGATTTCCGCAGGACCACTGCCCAAGCCCACATCAGCCACCGCCATCAGGGGCACCAAGGCTCCGGTTTGGCTGGGGATCTGGAGGTTTTTGAGGGTGTCTAGGTCATTACGGCGATCGGGATCCACCTGCACCCGAATGGGGATTTGGCGATCGGCCAGATCAAACTTGGCTAAATCCGCATCCCCATCCCCAATAGCCGCCAGGGACAGGGTGCGAGCGATGGACTGCACCGACACCCCCAGATCCGCCGCCCGCTGGACATTGGGCCGAATCAAAATCTCTGGCTGCACCAAACTGGCGCTGGAACTGACATCCACCACCCCCGCCATAGCCGCCATGGCCGCTTCCAACTCCGCCGCAGATTGGGCCAGGGCGATGGGGTTATCACTGCGCAAGACGATCGACAGATCCTTGTTGCCCCCCCCGGCACCTTGGCTAATGAAGCTGATGCGGGCACCGGGAATCCCTTGGAAACCAGGACGCATGGAGGCTTCAAACTCCCAGAGGCTTTCAGCCCGATCGGCCTTGGGCACCAAGTTCACCGTCAGATTAGCTTTGTTGGGTTCCCCGCCCCGTTCCCCCACCTCACTAAACACCGACAGCACATTGGGGTTGGCCAACAGTTGTTGGGTCACCTGCTGGCTGATGCGATCGGTTTGCTCCAGGGTGGAACCCGGGGGCAGTTCAATGGACATTTGGCTCAAACCCTGGTCACTACCGCCAAACAATCCCTTGGGAATCAGGGGCAGCAGTTGCAAGCTGCCCCAAAACAGCAACACCGCCAGGGTTAAGCTAATGACCCGGTGTCGCAAGGCCCAGGTTAAGGCCCAGCGGTAGAGTTGGGGGCGGTCTGGAGGGGACTGGAGGGATTCAGCCCCCAGGGTCAAGGTGGGGGACCGCAACAGCCGTGCCGCCATCAGGGGAGTGATGGTTACCGCCACTAGGGTCGAAAAGAGGGTGGCAATGGATACCGTGAAGCCAAAGGGCTGGAAGAACTGCCCTGGGATGCCCCCCATGAAGGCAACGGGGGTGAAAATACCCACCACGGTGGCGGTGGTGGCCACCACCGCTAGCCCAATTTCCCTGGCTCCATCAATGGCAGCCCGAAACGGGGCTTTACCCATGGCCAAGTGGCGATCGATGTTTTCCACCATACAGATGGCATCATCCACCAAGTTCCCCATGGCCAGGGCCAGGGCCAAGAGGGTCATGCCGTTGAGGGTATAGTCCAAGCCCCGCATCACCAGAAAGGTGGGGATAATGGACAGGGGCAGGGCCGTCGCCGTCACCAGGGTAGGCCGCCAATCCCGCAGAAACAGGGACACCACTAACACCGTCAGAATCGAACCCATCACCAGGGAATCAATGGTGGCCTGGTAGGATTCCCTGGGATCATCGGCCTGGGTAAAAATCAGGGACAGGTCTAGATCCGGCGGTAAGGTAGAGTTCAGGGTCTCCACTGCTGCCCGCACCCCTTCTTCCACGGTCACCACGGAGGTCCCGGTGCTACGGAAGACAGAAAAGGCCACGACAGCAGGGGGCGCTTGGCTGGCAGTGCTGCCATCGCTAAAGCGGGCGATTTGCTCCAAATCCCTGTGGTCATCGGTGACCCGGCCCAAGGTAGACAGGGGAACGGTGCTGCCCTGGGGGAGAACGATGGGGAGGCTGGCTAATTGGGCCACGGTGTCGGCGCTGCCCAGGGTTCGTAGATTACGATCGCGGCTGGCCACCTGGGCCGATCCGGCGGGCAAGTCCACATTAGCGGCCCGAATTTGGTCATTGACTTGGGTGGCGGTGATCCCCAGGGCCAGGAGGCGATCGGGGTTTAAATCCACCCGCACTTCGCGATCGATGCCCCCCAACCGTTGCACCTGGGCCACCCCCTTCACCGACAACAGGGCACGGCCAATGTCCCGATCGACTAGATTGGTGAGGTCCGCCAGCGATCGCTGATCCGACTTGACCACATAACTCATCACCGCCCCCCCCGCAAAGGCCAAGCGCTGCACCACGGGTTCATTGGCATCCTGGGGCAGGGTTTGGCGGATTTGGGCCACCGCATTACGCACATCGTTGGTGGCGCGATCGGTATCCGTCCCTAAAATAAAAGCAATGGTGGTGGTGGAGATCCCATCCCGCACCGTGGAGGTCAATTCGTCCACATTATCCAGGGAAGCCACCACATCCTCGACTTTTTTGGTGACCTGGGTTTCTAGCTCCGTGGGACCGGCCCCTGGCTGAGTCACCGTGACACTCACCACCGGCACATCGATATTGGGAGTATCATCAATACCCATTTGGCCGAAGGAGAACCACCCCCCCAGCAACAAAATCAGAAAGCCCACCAGGATGGGCACGGGGTTACGAACGGAAAAGGTGGATAGGTGCATAGGTGGGGAAGAAACGGGAGATGGGATTCAAACAACGCAATTAAAACAAAGGGACAAAGAACGGTAGCGATCCAAACCTAGGGAAGTCGTACCGGTACGACAAGGCTGACAGTCTGTGTTGTCACGACCTACACGGCACTACCCCAAGAACGACCGTCAGGGTTTTACCGTCAGGGGTTCACCGTCAGGGGTGCAACAGATCGACAACCTAAAATCAGTTGCATCCTTACTTCTATGGACTATGTTACAACTTGTTTCCAAAATCTTAAGAATTCAACCGTCTTAAGGATGCAACCCACCCCAGGAAAAACCCCAGAAAAACCCCAGAAAAACCTAACCCCCTAGGCAATCCTGCCCCCCAGGGGTTACCCTGAACCCCACCCCAGCCTCCTGGACCGATCGCCCCCAGCCCCCTAGCCCCCCGTTCCGCCCCCCTTAGGTCATAAGTCCATTGCCAGATCCGTAACCCTCGTTTTTAATTGAGGCGTTCATCGAGGCATTTCTAGCCCGTGGTGCCCTCGGCTACCCCCTGCCCCCGTTCCTTTACCTGCCCCTGCCGTGTCCTCAAGTCGCGCCGTTTATTCTCCCACCGCCGCCCCCCAGCGATCGCCCCGCATCCAGCCGTTCTTCCACTCCCTGCGCATGGTGACCACCGTCGCCGGAGGGACGCTACTGACCGCCATCATGCTCTCCAGCGCCTTGGCTGCCGGAATCTTGGTGGGGCTGGCCAATAGTTTCCGCAACCTGCCCGATGTCAGGGTCGTCCAAAACTATATTCCCAGCGAAACCAGCTACATCTATGACATGGGTGGCCAGGTGCTCAGTTCCATGCACGATGAGGCCAACCGCAAAGTCGTGACCCTTGACAACATCTCCCCCGAAATGAAACGAGCGGTGATGGCCATTGAGGACAGCCATTTTTACCAACACCTGGGCATCAATCCCAGCAGTGTGGTGCGGGCGTTGGTGGCCAACCTCAGCCAAGGGGGAGTGGTGGAAGGGGGATCCACCCTCACCATGCAATTGGTCAAGAACCTGTTTTTGACCCCAGAACGGTTCCTCAGCCGCAAAGCTGCCGAAGCCGTGCTGGCCGTGCGCATGGAACAGGTGCTGGAGAAAAATGAAATTCTGGAGCTGTACCTCAATCAGGTCTACTGGGGCCATAACACCTATGGGGTGGAGACCGCCGCCCAAAGTTACTTTGGTAAATCCGCCAAGGATCTAAACCTGGCAGAAGCAGCCATGATGGCGGGGTTTATCCAGGCTCCGGAGGAGTACAGCCCCTTTGATGGCAATTACGAACTCTCGGAGGAAGGCTTAGAAATTGCCCGCTGGCGGCAAGGGGTGGTGCTCGATCGCATGGTGGAAGTGGGGTGGATTACCCCAGGGGAAGCCAAAACAGCGCGGGACACAGAACTCAAGTTTGGGGAAGTGACCTCCTTCTCCCGCAGCAAAATGCCCTACGTCACCGAGGCCGTGCTCCAGGAACTGACCACCAATTTCCGCCAAGACGAAGTGCTCAAGGGTGGAATGCGGATCCAAACTACGATCGACCCCAAGATGCAACAATTAGCGGAACAAACCATTAGCACCTGGTATCCCCGCATTCGCCAACAGGGCGTTCAGGCCGATCAAATGTCCCTGGTGTCGATCGATCCCCGCACCCATTTTGTCAAAGCCATGGTGGGGGGCGTGGACTATAAAACCAACCAATTTAACCGGGCCACCTCAGCCCTTCGCCAACCAGGATCGGCCTTTAAGCCCTTCGTCTACTACGCCGCCTTAGCCACCGGCAAATATTCCCCCTCCTCCAGCATTGCCGATAGCCCTGTCAGCTATCCCGATGGCGATGAACTGTACAGCCCCCAAAACTACGATCGATCCTTCATGGGATCCATCAGCTTGCAAACGGCCCTGCAACTATCCCGCAATGTGCCCGCCATTCGTCTGGGGCAGGATGTGGGACTCAATAAGGTGATTGAGGTCTGTCACCTCATCGGCATCACCAGTGAGATGGATCCGGTGATCTCCTTGCCCCTGGGGGCCGTCGGCGTGACCCCCTTGGAAATGGCGGGAGCCTATGCCACCTTCGCCAGCAATGGCTGGTACTCGGAAACCACCCTCATTGCCCAGGTCACCGACAGCCGAGGCGGGATTTTGCTGGACAATACACCCCAGCCTCGCCTCGTGCTGAACCCCAAGGCCACGGCCCAACTGACCACCATGCTCCAGGCCACCGTGACGGGGGGCACCGGACGAGCCGCCCAGTTAGATCGCCCCACGGCAGGCAAAACCGGCACCACCAGTTCGGAGCGAGATGTGTGGTTTGTGGGCTATGTGCCCCAGTTGGCCACTGCTGTTTGGATCGGCAATGATGACTATAGCCCCCTAGGAAGCTGGGCCACGGGGGGGGGCACGGTGGCTCCCATCTGGAAGGACTATATGCTCCGTGCCCTCAAAGATGTCCCGGTGGAGCAATTTGCTCAACCCTAATCCCTTAAGATTCACCCCTAGGGCACCTCGAAAAATCCAAATTCTCGCCCCTGTGCCAACGCAAGAATAGGGGGTGGGTTGGGCGGCGAAGCCGCCCAACCCCATTAATCGAGGTGCCCCCTAGTGATCCAGCAATCCTCGGTAGTGATCCAAACGGAGTGAAGTCGTAACGGTACGACAAGGCTTACAGCCTGTGTTTTCACGACCTAAACAGCACTACAGCAACCCTAAATCAGTTGTAAGGATCTCGATCGCTGAAACCCCTTGGGTGGTGTGCCCCCTCCGGGGGCACACCACGCGACCCATTTAGCACTGCTGTACAGCAACCCTCAATCAGTTGTCAGGATGGGTTCCCGCTTAAAGTGGGACAAGATTAACGGGACAGTGGGGCGCTCCGCGCCCCACTGTCCCGGCTTAAGTTGAGACCCTTACTGCAACCCTTGGTAGGGTCTCCGTGGCTAGCAGAATTGCTGTTTTTGGTCGTTTTTCCCCATGGATCAGCCCCTGGTTTCTGTCATTATTCCCACCTATAGACGCAACGAACCGCTGCAAAAAACCCTGGAAGATGTGCTAAGCCAGACCTATCCCCGTTTTGAAGTGGTGGTGGTGGATCAGCTTCCTAACCACAGTCCGGGGGTGCAGGCTTATCTCGATCGATTGGCTACCACGGGCCAAATTCAGTTATTTCAGCCCCCTTGGGCCAGTTTACCTGGTGCCCGCAACTATGGGGTGCGCCGTGCCCAGGGGGATATTATCGTCTTCCTGGATGATGATGTGGAACTGCCCCCGGATTTTTTGTACCACCCGGTGCAGGTGTTTCAGGATCGGCCTGAGGTGGGGGCGGTGGCAGGGCGGGTCTTCGATCGCATGAAGCTGGCGGATGCCCAATGGCTTGATCCCCAGGGCGAACGGGTCATTGAGCAATTGCCCCCGGAAGCCATGGATCCGGCGATCGCCTGGTATCACTTGGATTTAGTCCACACGGTTAAACCCCAGCGGGTGATTACGGTGCGGGGCTGTAATATGGCGTTCCGCCGCGATATTTTTACGGTGCATGGCCTGGGGTTTGATGAGCGATTCCGGGGCAGTGCGGTGCGGGAGGAGTCGGATTTCTGTTTGCGGTTGCGGGGAACGGGCTACCAGATTTGGTATGCTCCAGAGGCCCATTTGGTGCATCTGGGGGAGGAAAGCGGGGGCTGCCACGACATCAGCACGAAGTCCCTGCAATACCAGTTCACGTTTTACCATAATCACTTTTTGATGGGGTTTAAAAACCTCACCCCCTGGCAATGTCTGCGCTTTTTCACCAAGCTGTTTGACTGCCATGTGTTGGGCCATCCCCCCTGTTATAAAAACCCGTCTTTACCGAAAACCCTGGTGCGGGGGGTGTTCTATGGGTTGGGCTTCCTGGATGCCGTCAAAACCCTGGTGCTGGGGTTATGGACCGATGGTCAGGTGTATAGTCGGCAGGAGCGATAGTCGGCAGGAGCGATAGTCGGCAGGAGCGATAGTCGGCAGGAGCGATCCTGGTGTCTGTTTTAATTCCCTGCTGCGATCGCCCGGTTAAACGCGACTTCAGTCGCTCTAGCTTTTTGGAGGGGAACGACTGAAGTCGTTATTACGAACGTAACCGTGGCTTTGGTTTGTAGTAGCGACTTCAGTCGCTCTAGCTTCCTGGAGGGGAACGACTGAAGTCGTTATTACGAACGTAACCGTGGCTTTGGTTTGTAGTAGCGACTTCAGTCGCTCTAGCTTCCTGGAGGGGAACGACTGAAGTCGTTATTACGAACGTAACCGTCCCAGGCATTTAACGAAGATCGGTTGAGAAGTCGGTTTAATTGGCCCGGTTAACTGAAACCCGGTTGGCCGAAACATTGTTATCCATTCCAGCGGACTCTGCCATGGCGCTCCGGATTCTCGTCATTAGTCACACCTATATTGTGGATTTGAACTGTGAGAAATTACGGGTTCTCGCGACCTTGGAGCCGGGGATTGAGGTGACGATCGTGGTGCCCCAGCGTTGGCGACCGGGGGGGGTGCAGAACCGGGTCATTGAACCGGAACCCCGTCAGGATGGTAATTTTCGCGTTGTCCCGATCTCCAACCTTAGCCAAAACCACCAGGGTTTGCTCTGCTTTGGTTGGGGGCTGGTGACGTTACTGCGCCAGTTCCGGCCCCAGGTAATTCAGGTGGAACAGGGATCCCGTGCCCTGGCCTATGCCCAGGTGATTTTTCTGAACCAATTACTGGGGTTAGGGGCTAAATGTTTTTTCTTTACCTGGTGGAATTTGCCCTACAGCCTCAAGGCTCCCATTGCTTGGCTAGAAGCCTATAACCTGCGCCACACCGATGGGTTGGTGGCAGGGAACCAAGAAGCGGTGGCGATTTTGCGCCGCCAGGGTTACCGCAAGGCGGCGCGGGTCATGCCCCAATTGGGGGTAGACGAAACCCTGTTTTGTCCCCAGCCCCAACCCCAACTGGCCCAAGCCTTGGGGATTCAGCCCCAGGAGTTTGTGGTGGGGTTTGTGGGGCGATTTGTGGCGGAAAAGGGGCTGCGCACCTTGGCCCAAGCCCTGGAGCAGGTGGCCGATCGCCCCTGGAAGTGGCTCCTGCTGGGGCGGGGGGAATTGGAGACAGAACTGCACCAGTGGGCTGAGGCGGCGGGGCTGGGCGATCGCCTGATCTGGGTGGAAAGTGTGCCCCACCACCGGGTTGCCCAGTACCTCAACCTGATGCAGGTGCTGGTGTTGCCCTCGGAAACCACCTATGGCTTTAAAACCCTGACCGCCGTGGGCTGGAAGGAGCAATTTGGCCATGTCTTAATTGAGGCTATGGCCTGCGGAGTGCCGGTGATTGGCTCCGATTCGGGGGAGATTCCCCATGTCATTGGGGAGGCGGGATTGGTCTTCCCGGAGGGCAAGGGGACGGAACTGGCCGATCGCCTGCGGCTGTTGATGGATCAGCCGGACACTGCCCAGGACTGGGGTCAGCGGGGCTATCAGCGCTGTTTAAGCCACTACACCAACCGCGCCCTGGCCCAGGATCTCCTCCGCTTTTACCGGGATGTTGTTGCTGGCTCTGCGGAATGTCAGGTTTCCTAGGGTGCTGTCAGGCCGTGATGCAACGGGGCAAGCCCTACCTGAGTTGGGGTATTTTGGCGTTAACCCTGGCTTTTTTGGGGCAAGCCTTGGGGCAACACTGGCGATCGGTGGCAGCGGTTTCCCTGA
This window contains:
- a CDS encoding Uma2 family endonuclease, with protein sequence MVTLAPTFPLHQLRLAPGSVVTLSQVSWSAYEALLETFGDRPALRLTYDRGTLHLQMPLPKHEKAKALLGACLTLLLDEWDLESECLGSTTLKSQTLNQGIEPDDCFYITHQAAVRGKDRLDLDGGDPPPDLAIEVDNTSPRDLRLYHRLGVPEVWVYNGEILIIYHRTATGYQPSPTSQFFPGLPLAAAIAEHLMLNQTQGRTAILKRFRAWVQSQR
- a CDS encoding nucleotidyltransferase family protein codes for the protein MGTQPPLGNSPTTLKSLEEIRATLQEHRETLHQTFQVTNLWIFGSYGRGEQQAHSDLDVLIDYDAAPTFWTIGELREYLQDLLDIKVDVVTRDGLKPNIRARVLAEAILL
- a CDS encoding efflux RND transporter permease subunit, with the translated sequence MHLSTFSVRNPVPILVGFLILLLGGWFSFGQMGIDDTPNIDVPVVSVTVTQPGAGPTELETQVTKKVEDVVASLDNVDELTSTVRDGISTTTIAFILGTDTDRATNDVRNAVAQIRQTLPQDANEPVVQRLAFAGGAVMSYVVKSDQRSLADLTNLVDRDIGRALLSVKGVAQVQRLGGIDREVRVDLNPDRLLALGITATQVNDQIRAANVDLPAGSAQVASRDRNLRTLGSADTVAQLASLPIVLPQGSTVPLSTLGRVTDDHRDLEQIARFSDGSTASQAPPAVVAFSVFRSTGTSVVTVEEGVRAAVETLNSTLPPDLDLSLIFTQADDPRESYQATIDSLVMGSILTVLVVSLFLRDWRPTLVTATALPLSIIPTFLVMRGLDYTLNGMTLLALALAMGNLVDDAICMVENIDRHLAMGKAPFRAAIDGAREIGLAVVATTATVVGIFTPVAFMGGIPGQFFQPFGFTVSIATLFSTLVAVTITPLMAARLLRSPTLTLGAESLQSPPDRPQLYRWALTWALRHRVISLTLAVLLFWGSLQLLPLIPKGLFGGSDQGLSQMSIELPPGSTLEQTDRISQQVTQQLLANPNVLSVFSEVGERGGEPNKANLTVNLVPKADRAESLWEFEASMRPGFQGIPGARISFISQGAGGGNKDLSIVLRSDNPIALAQSAAELEAAMAAMAGVVDVSSSASLVQPEILIRPNVQRAADLGVSVQSIARTLSLAAIGDGDADLAKFDLADRQIPIRVQVDPDRRNDLDTLKNLQIPSQTGALVPLMAVADVGLGSGPAEINRSDRERQVSIGANLDGVALGDAYAQVQALPIMQNLPAGVSEQPDGDTEIMRDIFSRFAGALGSGVLCIYVILVLLYNSFLTPLAILVALPLSIGGALLALMITQTELGLFALIGIVMLMGLVTKNAILLVDCALANQAAGMPQFRAVIESGVSRLRPILMTTFSTMAGMLPIALGLGAGGEVRSPMAIAVIGGFTTSTLLTLVVVPVLFTYIDSFQYRLLHGFQGRPTGDRPGALPPTATPEPEAKTPVAF
- a CDS encoding transglycosylase domain-containing protein, giving the protein MSSSRAVYSPTAAPQRSPRIQPFFHSLRMVTTVAGGTLLTAIMLSSALAAGILVGLANSFRNLPDVRVVQNYIPSETSYIYDMGGQVLSSMHDEANRKVVTLDNISPEMKRAVMAIEDSHFYQHLGINPSSVVRALVANLSQGGVVEGGSTLTMQLVKNLFLTPERFLSRKAAEAVLAVRMEQVLEKNEILELYLNQVYWGHNTYGVETAAQSYFGKSAKDLNLAEAAMMAGFIQAPEEYSPFDGNYELSEEGLEIARWRQGVVLDRMVEVGWITPGEAKTARDTELKFGEVTSFSRSKMPYVTEAVLQELTTNFRQDEVLKGGMRIQTTIDPKMQQLAEQTISTWYPRIRQQGVQADQMSLVSIDPRTHFVKAMVGGVDYKTNQFNRATSALRQPGSAFKPFVYYAALATGKYSPSSSIADSPVSYPDGDELYSPQNYDRSFMGSISLQTALQLSRNVPAIRLGQDVGLNKVIEVCHLIGITSEMDPVISLPLGAVGVTPLEMAGAYATFASNGWYSETTLIAQVTDSRGGILLDNTPQPRLVLNPKATAQLTTMLQATVTGGTGRAAQLDRPTAGKTGTTSSERDVWFVGYVPQLATAVWIGNDDYSPLGSWATGGGTVAPIWKDYMLRALKDVPVEQFAQP
- the hpsN gene encoding hormogonium polysaccharide biosynthesis glycosyltransferase HpsN, whose product is MDQPLVSVIIPTYRRNEPLQKTLEDVLSQTYPRFEVVVVDQLPNHSPGVQAYLDRLATTGQIQLFQPPWASLPGARNYGVRRAQGDIIVFLDDDVELPPDFLYHPVQVFQDRPEVGAVAGRVFDRMKLADAQWLDPQGERVIEQLPPEAMDPAIAWYHLDLVHTVKPQRVITVRGCNMAFRRDIFTVHGLGFDERFRGSAVREESDFCLRLRGTGYQIWYAPEAHLVHLGEESGGCHDISTKSLQYQFTFYHNHFLMGFKNLTPWQCLRFFTKLFDCHVLGHPPCYKNPSLPKTLVRGVFYGLGFLDAVKTLVLGLWTDGQVYSRQER
- the hpsO gene encoding hormogonium polysaccharide biosynthesis glycosyltransferase HpsO; its protein translation is MALRILVISHTYIVDLNCEKLRVLATLEPGIEVTIVVPQRWRPGGVQNRVIEPEPRQDGNFRVVPISNLSQNHQGLLCFGWGLVTLLRQFRPQVIQVEQGSRALAYAQVIFLNQLLGLGAKCFFFTWWNLPYSLKAPIAWLEAYNLRHTDGLVAGNQEAVAILRRQGYRKAARVMPQLGVDETLFCPQPQPQLAQALGIQPQEFVVGFVGRFVAEKGLRTLAQALEQVADRPWKWLLLGRGELETELHQWAEAAGLGDRLIWVESVPHHRVAQYLNLMQVLVLPSETTYGFKTLTAVGWKEQFGHVLIEAMACGVPVIGSDSGEIPHVIGEAGLVFPEGKGTELADRLRLLMDQPDTAQDWGQRGYQRCLSHYTNRALAQDLLRFYRDVVAGSAECQVS